Proteins found in one Oncorhynchus gorbuscha isolate QuinsamMale2020 ecotype Even-year unplaced genomic scaffold, OgorEven_v1.0 Un_scaffold_346, whole genome shotgun sequence genomic segment:
- the LOC124017880 gene encoding microtubule-associated tumor suppressor 1 homolog A-like isoform X4, with product MGSSGSKACLKTPPHTRKKGKREETLKLKKGLSLELSTLRDELISSSQCCERLQKEKEEVRVSLEEVVRRVQRDHQAELTGLEERLKAFYQAEWDKVHQAYQEEADKCRALMEQQLEEMRSRQETLRRNSEASHAQQMDTLRLSYDTAVQELRKTLEQDLENLDKTLKETEATLTEKIQDLTLENEALSEKLRAEEERRRILAEKNLKDSHVLYLGQELESLKVVLEIKTKRLHQQDKKLMQMDKLMESNVKLEERLNKVQQENEDYRARMDKHTALSKQLSSEQAMLQQTLQKESKVNKRLSMENEELLWKLHNGDLASPRRLSPSSPFHSPGNSASFPTATAPLSPSR from the exons CGTGAAGAGACATTGAAGCTGAAGAAAGGACTGTCCCTGGAGCTTTCTACCCTGCGCGATGAGCTCA tctcctcgTCCCAGTGCTGTGAGCGGctgcagaaggagaaggaggaggtgcgGGTGTCTCTGGAGGAGGTGGTGCGGAGGGTCCAGAGGGATCACCAGGCTGAGCTGACCGGCCTGGAGGAGAGGCTCAAGGCCTTCTACCAGGCAGAGTGGGACAAGGTGCACCAGGCCTATCAGGAGGAGGCGGACAAATGCCGCGCCCTCATGGAGCAGCAG ctggaggagatgaggagcagacaggagactctgagGAGAAATTCTGAGGCCAGCCACGCTCAGCAGATGGACACGCTCAGACTGTCCTACGACACCGCTGTCCAAG AACTCAGGAAAACCCTGGAACAGGACTTGGAGAACCTGGACAAAACACTAAAGGAAACGGAGGCCACTCTCACT GAGAAAATCCAGGACCTCACGTTGGAGAACGAGGCGCTGAGCGAGAAGCTGCgagcggaggaggagaggaggaggattctGGCAGAGAAGAACCTG aaGGACTCCCATGTGTTGTATCTGGGTCAGGAGCTGGAGAGTCTTAAGGTGGTTCTGGAGATAAAGACCAAACGGCTTCATCAACAGGACAAGAAACTCATGCAGATGGACAAGCTG ATGGAGAGCAACGTGAAGCTGGAGGAGCGTCTGAACAAAGTCCAGCAGGAGAACGAAGACTACAGGGCCCGCATGGACAAACACACCGCACTCTCCAA GCAGTTATCCAGTGAACAGGCCATGCTGCAGCAGACCCTGCAGAAGGAATCCAAGGTCAACAAGCGTCTCTCCATGGAGAATGAGGAGCTGCTGTGGAAGCTGCACAACGGAGACCTGGCCAGCCCccgccgcctctctccctcctcgcccTTCCACTCGCCTGGCAACTCGGCTTCCTTCCCCACCGCCACAGCCCCACTCTCGCCCAGCAGATAA
- the LOC124017887 gene encoding fibrinogen-like protein 1 — MQPVSSMVGCQGRVNRASVTLVVEQSSHAMAGASTIVVLGLLFLTECHSAPVQCGEMVGRLQAEMEHLVRVINDQHHYIQGLHFSQAQKLPQIPQTHLQTGGQYKDCAEIFKDGNSVSGLYMIRPDQAPSSFMVFCDMSDGGGWTVIQRRKDGTESFDRAWVEYKHGFGGSESDGEFWLQVNDPIHYLTSQGDYNLKINMEDFDGNQRFAKYKNMKVDDEKNQYKLHLGEYTGNAGDALSEAHSHPSGQWNSLGAGQLGVKFSTYDHPNKDDEKCIRHDMSGWWFSKCESGNLNGHYYNGPYQAVMDDGVVWYTWHGWWYSIKSVAMMIRASDVHPAGSDV, encoded by the exons atgcagccagtgTCTTCCATGGTGGGTTGTCAGGGTAGGGTGAACAGAGCGTCAGTAACACTGGTGGTTGAACAGAGCTCACACGCCATGGCAGGAGCGTCCACCATAGTAGTTTTGGGGCTTTTGTTCCTCACAGAATGCCACTCG GCCCCAGTGCAGTGTGGGGAGATGGTGGGGCGTCTGCAGGCTGAGATGGAGCACCTGGTGAGGGTGATCAACGACCAGCACCACTACATCCAGGGGCTTCACTTCAGCCAGGCCCAGAAGCTGCCCCAGATCCCCCAGACACACCTCCAGACTGGGGGACAGTACAAAG ACTGTGCTGAGATCTTTAAGGATGGGAACTCCGTTAGTGGCCTGTATATGATCAGACCGGACCaggctccctcctccttcatggTGTTCTGTGACATGAGTGATGGAGGAGGCTGGACTGTCATCCAGAGGAGAAAGGACGGAACGGAGTCCTTCGACAG AGCGTGGGTGGAGTATAAGCATGGTTTTGGAGGCAGCGAGTCAGACGGAGAGTTCTGGCTTCAGGTTAACGACCCCAtacactacctcacctctcaaG GCGACTACAACCTAAAGATCAACATGGAGGACTTTGACGGAAACCAGCGCTTCGCCAAGTACAAAAACATGAAAGTTGATGATGAAAAG aACCAGTATAAGCTTCATCTGGGTGAGTACACTGGCAATGCGGGGGACGCCCTCTCCGAAGCCCACTCCCATCCCAGTGGGCAGTGGAACAGTCTAGGGGCCGGTCAACTGGGAGTCAAGTTCAGTACCTACGACCATCCCAACAAGGACGATGAGAAGTGTATCCGCCATGACATGTCAGGCTGGTGGTTCAGCAA GTGTGAGTCTGGCAATTTGAACGGTCACTACTACAACGGGCCGTACCAAGCGGTAATGGATGACGGGGTGGTCTGGTACACCTGGCACGGCTGGTGGTATTCAATCAAATCCGTCGCCATGATGATCCGGGCCTCCGATGTCCATCCGGCTGGATCTGATGTTTAA